TCGCTCGCCTGGTGGATCTGGGCGCGTCCGTAGGCACCGGTCAAACCAGGGTTGGTGGGGCCGAACAGGGAGATGGTCGGCACATCCAGGGCGGCGGCCAGGTGTCCGAGGCCGGTGTCCACCGCCACGCAGGCCTTGGCTGCCGCGAGCACGCGGGCCACCCCGGCCAGGTTCAATTTGGGCAGTACCTGGCAATTGTTCAAGCCCTGGGCAATACGCTCGGCACGGGCCTTCTCCGCCGGGTTGCCCCATGGCAGCATCACCTGCAGCCGACGCCGGCCCATGCGCTCGGCCAGTTCGCGCCAGTAGGCCTCGGGCCAGTGCTTGGTGGCCCAGGTGGTGCCGTGCAGGAATACCACGTAGGGCGCCGCGGGTGGCAGCTGCAGGCGGTTCAGGTCCAGGCCGTATTGGCCCAGGCCTTCCGGCAGGTCGTAGGCCAGGGCCAGGGCGAACAGCTGGCGCACGCGCTCGACGGCATGCTGGCCGACCGCGACCGACAGCCGCCGGTCATAAAAGCGGCTGGCCAGGCCTTCACGCGCCGAATAGCGGTCCAGGCCGGCCACCGGCGCCTTCACGTAGCGGGTCAGCCAGGCCGACTTGACCAGGCCCTGGGCGTCGATCACCAGGTCGTACTTGCGCGCGCGCAGGCGTTGCTTGAAGGCCTTCCACTCACCACTCCTGAGGGTCTGCCAGAGGTTCTTGCGCCAACGGCGGATCGCCACCGGGATCACCTGGTCGACCGCTGGATGCCAGCTGGGGAGCTCGGCGAAGCCCTCTTCCACCACCCAGTCGAAACGAATGCCGGGAATGGCGTGGGCGGCGTCGGTAAGTGCCGGAAGGGTATGGATGACGTCGCCCAGCGACGATGTCTTGATGATCAGGACCCGCACTCAGTCGACCTCGGCCACGGTATCGATCAGGTTCGGCCCACCCAGGCTGTGCAGCGCGGCGATGACTTTCGCCGGCTCCAGCAACCGCAGGCAGTTGTAGTGGCCGAACCGGCAGGTGCGCTCGAAGCACGGGCTGCACTCAATGCCGGTGCGCACCACCTCGACCTGCTCGGCCAATGGCGGGGTGAAACCCGGCGAAGTGGAGCCGTACACCGCCACCAGCGGGCGGTTGAGGGCCGCGGCCACGTGCATCAGGCCAGAGTCGTTGGAAACCACCGCGCTGGCGCAGGACATCAGGTCGATGGCCTCGGCCAGCGAGGTCTCGCCGGCCAGGTTGCTGGACTCTTCGCGCAGGCCCGGGATCAGCCGGTCGCGGATCTGCTCGCCGACCGGGTGATCGTTCTTCGAACCGAACAGCCAGACCTGCCAGCCCTGGCGGATCATGGCATCGGCCACCTCGGCGTAGTGCTCGGCGGGCCAGCGCTTGGCCTCGCCGAACTCGGCACCGGGGCACAGCGCCAGCACCGGGCGGTCCAGGGCCAGGCCGAACTTGGCCAGGGCCGCGTCGCGGCTGGCGGCTTCGATGCGCAGGCTCGGCCGCGGGTATGGCTGCGCCAGCTCGGCACCCGGGGCGTAGGCCAGGGCCATGAAGCGTTCGATCATCAGCGGGTAGCGCGCCTTGTCCAGCTTGCGCACGTCGTTGAGCAGCAGGTAGCGCATCTCGCCACGCCAGCCGGTGCGCTTGGGGATGCCGGCAAAGTACGGCACCAGCGCCGACTTGAGCGAGTTGGGCAGCAGGATCGCCTGGTCGTACTGGCCGGCCAGGGACTTGCCGATGCGCCGACGGGTGGCCAGCTCCAGGGCGCCATGGCCGAGCGGGAAGCTCAAGGCCTGGCGCACTTCGGGCATGCGCTCGAGGATCGGCCGGCTCCACTCGGGGGCCAGCACATCGATCACGCAGTCGGGGTGCTGTTGCTTCAGGCACTGGAACAGGGTCTGCGCCATCACCATGTCGCCGACCCAGCTGGGGCCAATGATCAGTATTCTCATGCTTTATCCAGAAACATTCGGGGAGGCTGCAGGCTGCACTACAACCTGGCCTCCCCTCTTTATATTCAGGCTATGTGGCGGACAGTGTACCACCGAGGACGGATTGCGCCCTGTTCGCCGGCAAGCCGGCTCCTACCGGGTGCGAGTGCCTCGTAGGAGCCGGCTTGCCGGCGAACGACCCTCAAGTCAGCCCTAGCTGCCCCCAGATCCGCCGCACTTCACGACGCTCATCGACAAACTGCGCGGCATCGATCACCCCGGCCTGCTTCTGCAACGCCTGGCGGTGCGACGCCGAGCGGAACGCCTTGTACACCTCGCGCAGCAACACCGCGTCGGCGGCAGGCATCAGCGCGGCCTGCTCCAGCTCTTCGAGGATGCGGATGTTGTCGGTCCAGCGCAGTATCGCCGGATGCGCGTGGGACCACGCCAAAGCGGCGTATTGCACCATAAATTCGATATCGACGATACCGCCGGCATCCTGCTTGATATCGAACGGCTGGCCGGCCTCGAAGGCGTTGCCGGCGGTGCCGGCAGCGGTGCCCTTGGTCCCGAGGTTGTCGCGCATCTTGGCGCGCATCTCGCTCACTTCGGCGCGCAGCTTGTCGAGGTCGCGCGCCTGGCCCAGCACCTGCGCCCGCACGCCTTCGAAGGCCGTCGCCACCTGTGGGCAGCCCACCAGCACCCGGGCGCGCACCAGGGCCTGGTGTTCCCAGGTCCAGGCCTCGTTCTGCTGGTAGCGCTCGAAGGCGCCCAGCGAGCTGACCAGCAACCCCGAGGCCCCCGACGGACGCAGGCGCATGTCGACGTCATACAGCTGTCCGGAGTTGGTCTGGGTGGTCAGCAAATGGATGATGCGCTGGCCCAGGCGGGTGAAGAACTGCGCGCTATCGATGGGCTTGGCGCCATCGGTCTCGGCGTTCGGGTCGCCATCGTGGATGAACACCAGGTCGAGGTCGGAGCCATGGCCCAGCTCGATGCCGCCAACCTTGCCGTAACCGACGATGATGAAGCCCGGGTCGCACAGGCTGCCGTCACTGCGCCTGGGTTGGCCATGGCGCGCCACGGTCTGGCGCCAGGCCAGGGCCAGCACCTGGTCGAGGATCGCCTCGGCCAGCCAGGTCAGGTAGTCGCTGACCTTCATCAACGGCAGGTTGCCGCTGATCTCGGACGCCGCCACCCGCAGGCTGTGGGCCAGCTTGAAGTGGCGCAGGGCCTCCATTTGCTGCTCGAGGTCGTCCTCGGGGATGCGCATCAGGCGCTCGCGCAGTTCGGCGGCCAGCTCCGGGGCCAACGGCGGGCTGAACAGCCGGCCTTCGTTGAGCAGCTCGTCGAGCAGCAGCGGGTAGCGGGCCATCTGCTCGGCGATCCAGGGGCTGGCGGCACACAGGGTCAGCAAGCGGCGCAAGGCCCCGGGGTTCTCGGTCAGCAGCACCAGGTAGGCCGAGCGCCGCGCCACCGCCTCGACCAGCGGCAGCACGCGCTCGAGCACCAGGTCGGGGTTGTCGTGTTCCACGGCTTGGGCCAGCAGGCGCGGAATGAAGGCATCCAGCCGCTCACGGCCGATACGCTGCATCGAGCGCAAGGTCGGGCTGACGCGCAAGGCGTTGAGCCGGCGCAAGGCCTCGACGGGCTGGCGGAAACCGGCCTCTTCCAGCTGACGCCCGGCAGCCTCTTCATCCTGGGCCTGCTCCCACAACGGCGACCATTCGCCGCCGACCACCAGCTCGCCCTCGGCGTCGTCCTCGTCCGGGTCGGCGATCACCTGGCGGAAGTGCCAGTCGACCCGCCCGCGCCAGTGCATCAATTGCTCGTGGAAATTGTTCCAGTCGGCATAGCCCAACATGAAGGCGATGCGCGCACGGTCGCCCTCGTCGTCCGGCAGCATCTGGGTCTGGCGATCGGCGATGGCCTGGATCGCGTGCTCGGTGTAGCGCAGGAACTCATAGCCCTCGCGCAGCTCGGCCACCACCGCCGGCGGCAGGTAACCCTGCCCTTCCAGGGTGCCCAGCACCTTCAGCAGCGGCCGCTGTTGCAGGCTCAGGTCACGCCCGCCATGGATCAGCTGGAACGCCTGGGCGATGAACTCCACCTCACGGATGCCTCCGGCGCCCAGCTTGATGTTCTCGGCCATGCCCTTGCGCCGCACTTCCTGCTGGATCAGCTGCTTCATGGTGCGCAGCGCCTCGATGGCGGAGAAGTCCAGGTAACGGCGGTAGACGAACGGACGCAGCATGTCCTGCAACTGGGCACCGGCGGCCTGGTCCCCGGCCACCACCCGCGCCTTGATCATCGCGTAGCGTTCCCAGTCGCGCCCCTGGTCCTGGTAGTACTGCTCCAGGGCATTGAAGCTGAGCACCAGCGCGCCGGCCGAGCCGTAGGGGCGCAGGCGCATGTCGACGCGGAACACGAAGCCATCGACGGTGACCGGGTCGAGCGCCTTGATCAGCCGCTGGCCCAGGCGGGTGAAGAACTCCTGGTTGTCCAGCGAACGCTTCACGCCCTCGGTTTCCCCGCCTTCGGGAAAGGCGAAGATCAGGTCGATGTCCGACGACAGGTTCAGCTCCACCGCCCCCAGCTTGCCCATGCCCAGCACCACCAGCTGCTGCGGCTGGCCGCTGCGGTTGCCGATGGGCGTGCCGAACTGCTGGCAATGACGCGGGTACAGCCATTGATAGGCTTCGTCGATGCTGGCGTCGGCCAGGTCGGACAGGTCGCGGCAGGTCTCGGCCAGCGCCGCCTGGCGGGTCAGGTCGCGCCAGATGATGCGCACCTGCTGGCGATTGCGCTCGCGGCGCAGGTTGCGCGCCAGCTCGTCTTCACCCTGCGCGGCCTGGGCGGCGGCATGGATCCGCGCGCGCAGCTCGCCTGGGGCGAAGGCCCGGCCCATCTCGCCCGTGCCCAGCAGGTCGAACAGCATCGCCGGATCGCGCTGGGCCTGGGCCAGCACGAAATCACTGGCGGCGGCTACCTGGTCGAACTGCTGGCGCTGCTCGGCGCTCCACGCGCTGGTAGTCAGACCAGGATGGGCGGCCAGGGCGTCCGCCAGGAATTGTCGATTGCGGGCGACCAGCGGTTGGAGAGCGGCAGGCAGATCGAGCGGCAAAGGCAGGCGCATGGTCTATCCTTGATCGGCGTGAATGAGAGGGGTTGAGGGGGTCAAGCGCAGGCTGGACCACGGTTGGACTGTCGTACAAAAGTTGGAAATAGCTGAAACAGCTAGAAGATTGGCAAAAAACATCAGGATTTACCCATTAGCAACACAGCGCCAACCAACATGAACGTTTTTCCTCACAACCCAGGGTGCGACCAAACGTCGCATTTGTGTAGTTTTACTACTACCCTCGCCGTGCGAAAGCATGAAATGCGAATCCATTTGTAGTAAAACTACACCGCGCCGGATGACTGTCCGGTAATCCAAGAATTCACGACGTCTGCCCATAAGGCCAGTCGCAAACTCAGGCCATCGATTCTGGTGGCCTTTCCGCCCTGGAGCAAGCCATGCAAGACCTCGATCCAATCGAAACCCAGGAATGGCTGGATGCCCTGGAGTCGGTCCTCGACAAAGAAGGCGAAGACCGCGCTCATTACCTGATGACCCGCATGGGCGAGCTGGCCACCCGCAGTGGCTCCCAGCTGCCGTACGCAATCACCACGCCATACCGCAACACCATCCCTGTCACCCACGAAGCACGCATGCCTGGCGACCTGTTCATGGAACGCCGCATTCGCTCGATGGTGCGTTGGAACGCGCTGGCCATGGTGATGCGCACCAACCTGAAGGACTCGGACCTGGGCGGCCACATCTCCAGCTTCGCCTCCAGTGCCACCCTGTACGACATCGGCTTCAACTACTTCTTCCAGGCCCCGACCGACGAACACGGCGGCGACCTGGTGTTCTTCCAGGGCCACGCATCGCCAGGCGTCTACGCCCGCGCCTTCATGGAAGGCCGCATCAACGAAGAGCAGATGAACAACTTCCGCCAGGAAGTCGACGGCAACGGCCTGTCTTCGTACCCGCACCCATGGCTGATGCCTGACTTCTGGCAGTTCCCGACCGTGTCGATGGGCCTGGGCCCGATCCAGGCCATCTACCAGGCACGCTTCATGAAGTACCTGGAAGCGCGCGGCTTCATCCCGGCCGGCAAGCAGAAAGTCTGGTGCTTCATGGGCGACGGCGAGTGCGACGAGCCGGAATCCCTGGGCGCGATCGCCCTGGCCGGCCGCGAGAAGCTGGACAACCTGATCTTCGTCATCAACTGCAACCTGCAGCGCCTCGACGGCCCGGTTCGCGGCAACGGCAAGATCATCCAGGAACTCGAAGGCGTGTTCCGTGGCGGTGGCTGGAACGTCAACAAGGTGGTCTGGGGTCGCTTCTGGGACCCACTGCTGGCCAAGGATACCAACGGTGCCCTGCAGCGCCGCATGGACGAAGTCATCGACGGCGAGTACCAGAACTACAAGGCCAAGGACGGCGCGTACGTCCGTGAGAACTTCTTCAACACCCCAGAGCTCAAGGCCATGGTCGAAGACCTGTCCGACGACGAGATCTGGAAGCTCAACCGTGGCGGCCACGACCCGTACAAGGTCTACGCGGCCTACCACCAGGCGGTGAACCACAAAGAGCAGCCGACCGTCATCCTGGCCAAGACCATCAAGGGTTACGGTACCGGTGCCGGCGAAGCCAAGAACACCGCGCACAACACCAAGAAGGTCGACGTCGAAAGCCTGCGTCACTTCCGTGACCGCTTCGACATCCCGGTCAAGGATGCCGACCTGGAGAACCTGCCGTTCTTCAAGCCCGAGGAAGGTTCCGCCGAAGCCAAGTACCTGGCCGAGCGCCGTGCTGCCCTGGGCGGTTTCGTGCCGCAGCGCCGGGCCAAGAGCTTCAGCGTGCCGACCCCGCCGCTGGAAACCCTGAAAGCGATCCTGGACGGCTCGGGCGACCGCGAAATCTCCACCACCATGGCCTTCGTGCGCATCCTGGCGCAGCTGGTCAAGGACAAGGACATCGGCCAGCGCATCGTCCCGATCATCCCGGACGAGGCCCGTACCTTCGGTATGGAAGGCATGTTCCGCCAGCTGGGCATCTACTCGTCGGTCGGCCAGCTCTACGAGCCAGTCGACAAAGACCAGGTGATGTTCTACCGCGAGGACAAGAAGGGCCAGATCCTCGAGGAAGGCATCAACGAAGCCGGCGCCATGTCGTCGTTCATCGCTGCCGGCACCTCGTACAGCTGCCACAACCAGCCGATGCTGCCGTTCTACATCTTCTACTCGATGTTCGGTTTCCAGCGCATCGGCGACCTGGCCTGGGCCGCTGGCGACAGCCGCACCCGTGGTTTCCTGATCGGCGGTACCGCCGGCCGTACCACCCTCAACGGTGAAGGCCTGCAGCACGAAGACGGTCACAGCCACATGATGGCGGGCACCATCCCGAACTGCCGCACCTACGATCCGACCTACGGCTACGAGCTGGCGGTGATCATCCAGGACGGCATGAAGAAGATGACCGAAGAGCAACAGGACATCTTCTACTACATCACCGTGATGAACGAGTCGTACCAGCAGCCCGCCATGCCGGCCGGTGTCGAGGACGGCATCATCAAGGGCATGTACCTGCTCGAGGAAGACACCCGCGAAGCCGCGCACCACGTACAGCTGATGGGCTCCGGCACCATCCTGCGCGAAGTCCGGGAAGCTGCGAAGATCCTGCGTGAAGAGTTCAACGTCGGCGCCGACGTGTGGAGCGTCACCAGCTTCAACGAACTGCGTCGCGACGGCCTGGCCGTGGAACGCGCCAACCGCCTCAAGCCTGGCCAGAAGCCACAGCAGACCTACGTCGAGCAGTGCCTGAACGGTCGCAAGGGCCCGGTCATCGCCTCCACCGACTACATGAAGCTGTTCGCTGAGCAGATTCGCCAGTGGGTGCCGAGCAAAGAGTTCAAGGTCCTGGGTACCGACGGTTACGGTCGCAGCGACAGCCGCAAGAAGCTGCGTCACTTCTTCGAAGTCGACCGCCACTTCGTGGTGCTGGCTGCCCTGGAAGCCCTGGCTGACCGTGGCGAGATCGAACCCAAGGTTGTGGCTGACGCCATCGTCAAGTTCGGCATCGACCCGGACAAGCG
The window above is part of the Pseudomonas muyukensis genome. Proteins encoded here:
- the waaC gene encoding lipopolysaccharide heptosyltransferase I, which codes for MRVLIIKTSSLGDVIHTLPALTDAAHAIPGIRFDWVVEEGFAELPSWHPAVDQVIPVAIRRWRKNLWQTLRSGEWKAFKQRLRARKYDLVIDAQGLVKSAWLTRYVKAPVAGLDRYSAREGLASRFYDRRLSVAVGQHAVERVRQLFALALAYDLPEGLGQYGLDLNRLQLPPAAPYVVFLHGTTWATKHWPEAYWRELAERMGRRRLQVMLPWGNPAEKARAERIAQGLNNCQVLPKLNLAGVARVLAAAKACVAVDTGLGHLAAALDVPTISLFGPTNPGLTGAYGRAQIHQASDFPCAPCLQKKCTYKPSAEDLRRFDLKREWPLCFTRLNPEHVAGRLSALLLAEDVR
- the waaF gene encoding lipopolysaccharide heptosyltransferase II; translation: MRILIIGPSWVGDMVMAQTLFQCLKQQHPDCVIDVLAPEWSRPILERMPEVRQALSFPLGHGALELATRRRIGKSLAGQYDQAILLPNSLKSALVPYFAGIPKRTGWRGEMRYLLLNDVRKLDKARYPLMIERFMALAYAPGAELAQPYPRPSLRIEAASRDAALAKFGLALDRPVLALCPGAEFGEAKRWPAEHYAEVADAMIRQGWQVWLFGSKNDHPVGEQIRDRLIPGLREESSNLAGETSLAEAIDLMSCASAVVSNDSGLMHVAAALNRPLVAVYGSTSPGFTPPLAEQVEVVRTGIECSPCFERTCRFGHYNCLRLLEPAKVIAALHSLGGPNLIDTVAEVD
- the glnE gene encoding bifunctional [glutamate--ammonia ligase]-adenylyl-L-tyrosine phosphorylase/[glutamate--ammonia-ligase] adenylyltransferase, with the translated sequence MRLPLPLDLPAALQPLVARNRQFLADALAAHPGLTTSAWSAEQRQQFDQVAAASDFVLAQAQRDPAMLFDLLGTGEMGRAFAPGELRARIHAAAQAAQGEDELARNLRRERNRQQVRIIWRDLTRQAALAETCRDLSDLADASIDEAYQWLYPRHCQQFGTPIGNRSGQPQQLVVLGMGKLGAVELNLSSDIDLIFAFPEGGETEGVKRSLDNQEFFTRLGQRLIKALDPVTVDGFVFRVDMRLRPYGSAGALVLSFNALEQYYQDQGRDWERYAMIKARVVAGDQAAGAQLQDMLRPFVYRRYLDFSAIEALRTMKQLIQQEVRRKGMAENIKLGAGGIREVEFIAQAFQLIHGGRDLSLQQRPLLKVLGTLEGQGYLPPAVVAELREGYEFLRYTEHAIQAIADRQTQMLPDDEGDRARIAFMLGYADWNNFHEQLMHWRGRVDWHFRQVIADPDEDDAEGELVVGGEWSPLWEQAQDEEAAGRQLEEAGFRQPVEALRRLNALRVSPTLRSMQRIGRERLDAFIPRLLAQAVEHDNPDLVLERVLPLVEAVARRSAYLVLLTENPGALRRLLTLCAASPWIAEQMARYPLLLDELLNEGRLFSPPLAPELAAELRERLMRIPEDDLEQQMEALRHFKLAHSLRVAASEISGNLPLMKVSDYLTWLAEAILDQVLALAWRQTVARHGQPRRSDGSLCDPGFIIVGYGKVGGIELGHGSDLDLVFIHDGDPNAETDGAKPIDSAQFFTRLGQRIIHLLTTQTNSGQLYDVDMRLRPSGASGLLVSSLGAFERYQQNEAWTWEHQALVRARVLVGCPQVATAFEGVRAQVLGQARDLDKLRAEVSEMRAKMRDNLGTKGTAAGTAGNAFEAGQPFDIKQDAGGIVDIEFMVQYAALAWSHAHPAILRWTDNIRILEELEQAALMPAADAVLLREVYKAFRSASHRQALQKQAGVIDAAQFVDERREVRRIWGQLGLT
- the aceE gene encoding pyruvate dehydrogenase (acetyl-transferring), homodimeric type, which produces MQDLDPIETQEWLDALESVLDKEGEDRAHYLMTRMGELATRSGSQLPYAITTPYRNTIPVTHEARMPGDLFMERRIRSMVRWNALAMVMRTNLKDSDLGGHISSFASSATLYDIGFNYFFQAPTDEHGGDLVFFQGHASPGVYARAFMEGRINEEQMNNFRQEVDGNGLSSYPHPWLMPDFWQFPTVSMGLGPIQAIYQARFMKYLEARGFIPAGKQKVWCFMGDGECDEPESLGAIALAGREKLDNLIFVINCNLQRLDGPVRGNGKIIQELEGVFRGGGWNVNKVVWGRFWDPLLAKDTNGALQRRMDEVIDGEYQNYKAKDGAYVRENFFNTPELKAMVEDLSDDEIWKLNRGGHDPYKVYAAYHQAVNHKEQPTVILAKTIKGYGTGAGEAKNTAHNTKKVDVESLRHFRDRFDIPVKDADLENLPFFKPEEGSAEAKYLAERRAALGGFVPQRRAKSFSVPTPPLETLKAILDGSGDREISTTMAFVRILAQLVKDKDIGQRIVPIIPDEARTFGMEGMFRQLGIYSSVGQLYEPVDKDQVMFYREDKKGQILEEGINEAGAMSSFIAAGTSYSCHNQPMLPFYIFYSMFGFQRIGDLAWAAGDSRTRGFLIGGTAGRTTLNGEGLQHEDGHSHMMAGTIPNCRTYDPTYGYELAVIIQDGMKKMTEEQQDIFYYITVMNESYQQPAMPAGVEDGIIKGMYLLEEDTREAAHHVQLMGSGTILREVREAAKILREEFNVGADVWSVTSFNELRRDGLAVERANRLKPGQKPQQTYVEQCLNGRKGPVIASTDYMKLFAEQIRQWVPSKEFKVLGTDGYGRSDSRKKLRHFFEVDRHFVVLAALEALADRGEIEPKVVADAIVKFGIDPDKRNPLDC